CAAGTGATATGACCCAACATTCAAGCAGGAAACTggccttatatgggcatgtgtCTGTGGCTGCATCCTGTCTCGCTGAGGGAAAATATTATTAGTGCCGCACACTCCAACAGTTTCCATGGCAACAAGAGTTTTAATACCGGCAGGACAAACTGTGATCTGAATGAAATAGAAAAGGATGCtgcaacacacacatacacagactgACAAACACACGCTCTTTAGTCGAAACTGATTACACTTAAACAGCCATACCTTGCTCGTCTCTTACATATCTACTCAAATTGACATTATCAGCGCATGTAATAGTACAAACCCACCCTGACCCGTGCATCGCTTTGTCTAGGTAAATTTACGCTCCATTCTCGCTATTAGGGACCCCGCTCACTGTTTTCATCCCTTTGAGGTTCAACCGGGGCACGCTTGTATGCCACCACTGTCCAATCAAATCCACTGAGTTTTCTCAGTAGTCAGGAGAGCATAGAGCACTTCGAGACATCTTTCCAATTACTATCCGCCTGGACCCGAATGGGTCCCTGCACCCTGACTGGCGGCGGACGGGAGAGAAAACCAATTTACAGCCCAGCCAGTAACTTACAGTTGTGGCTGCCATGGCAACCGGCAAAAGCACCAATGTGCTAACTGTCTTTGTCTTAATGCAGTGCTGCTATGTTTAAAAGTGAGAGTGAACACGGTCCCAAGGGTGCTGTCCTCACAGGAACAATACAGGTGGAGCTGAGGCTATCATGGCAGGTAGAAAGCTAGACTACACTGAAAaggtttcatattttttatagttacATGGTTGTCTGGGGTTTCTGAAGTACGTTTTTATGTACCACAAGGTCCATTTACTTCCAGGTTTAAAGGGAACCTTTTTCTTTACACAGGGATCCCAGCAAAGTGGTTCCTCGCTCTCGTTGGCTTCTACCAAAGTCTGCAGTATGGATGAGGAGGAAGGACCTGTGAGTGATGGTAAGACGTCAGGACATCATGTTTCAAAGTATGATATATGGACAGATGTTCCTTAAACAGTTAAATAAACCGCTTAAACCTTACAAATTATGGTAGGCTGGTCTCTTATGGTCTTTCAGCTTGTTTAGACACTCATCCTGGTCTTTGACAAGATCAGACAAACCCTACTAAAAAGCTATGACTATCTTAAACTGAATGGTTTTAGaaaggatttataaaaataacagtttAAGTTCATTCACACTTAATGGTGGAGAATGTGGGTATATTTTTGTGTCTAACAAGAGttcaaaaacaatattttccCAAGCAAGTATGAGAGGTTTCTGGATTTATTAAAAAGAAAgctttaattacacaaaaaccTTAATTGTTCAGTGTCACCAAATGAAGCTCTTTTATCTCTAAAGCCTGTCTGTAGTAGAGGCTAAAAAGAAACACTTCAGTTAAAGGCATTGCATAAAAAGGCATTATGCACACCAGTAATTCTCACTGTAATGACTTGTAACACATTCCTTTAAAATCAATGGTGTGAGGCAGATACTGTTAAACGTAATTTTCCATAGTTTCTTTTTCTTTGGGTTTTGGTCATGAGACCATTAACCTCAAATTGTCTTATTCCTTCAGCTGAGCCCGTGGACGAGACACAGATCCCAACCGTTCCAAGCTCAATTTCAGATCGGTACAAAGTTGGGCGAATGATCGGGGACGGGAACTTTGCGGTGGTCCACGAGTGTGTGGAGCATTCGACTGGCAGAGCATACGCTCTGAAGATCATCAACAAAGGCAAATGCAGAGGAAAGGTAACAATGTTACATCATTTTTCTTTTCACACTTACGAGCTTTGATCAAATTAgactaagggtgttttcacacctaGTTCGTTTGAGCCCTCCAAACGCTCTCGGAGCAGTTCAGGGTGTACATGTGAACACACCAAGTGATCTCAGACCCCCctaaaaggacccaaaagtgaacCGAACTCAGACCACGTCTGGAGGTGGTCTGAGTACGGTTCGCTTTTGGGTTCTTTTGTGGTTCGATTTATTTTTGAGATGTGAAACCAATGAGGTCCCGGTCCACTTCGAGTGTCGTTTCGACATTGTATCAAAATAAACTGCTGCACAGAAAGCTGGGGTCTGAGTTCTTATGAAGTTGTGAAGTGAACAAGAAAGGGTCTGAGATCACTTCAGTTCTGAAGAGGACCAAAAAAAGAACTGGGTCCTCTTTTGAGTCCACTATATTGTGAACACTAAAAGGACTGAGGTCATATTCGGCTAGTTCCTTTTCtggttcactttaagtgaactgggtttggttcttttaaaatgaactatatgtgaaaacaccctaagatATCTTTCTACTATAATCTTTTGTGCCATACAGGAGCATATGATCCAAAATGAGGTGGACATCTTGAGAAGAGTGAAACATCCCAACATTGTGTTGTTGATCGAGGAGATGGAAACCTATAGTGAACTCTACCTGGTCATGGAGCTTGTTAAGGTATGCATCACAGATTGTGGGATATCTATTCAAACCAAAGGTGAAAGCAAATCTGAATCTGAaaagcctggatttcacaggaaTAGGTTACATATTTAAGAGATTCAAAGTAATTTTGCTCTTGGTTGGTTGGTCCATGTAATGTCCGCTCTGTGTTGTTGCGCTGGCTTGGTTGAACCAAGTGTTATTTTAAGCTTCTGTTCCACTTACTCGACTCTTTGAGGTGCTTCCGACTTCAGCCGGCAAACCAGGCCATCGCAAACTTCCTCTCGCTATATATCAACAACCGACCTCAAGAAACTCTTGTGAGGTAGATAGCGATTCTCTCGCTGGGTATGTGGGAATGCTGCTTTTAGTCCCTTACCAAGCAGAAAAGTTTAAACTCTTGGACGGTGccattcataaaacctactaaCTTATAGCTTAATCGTGCTTGctattgtttatatttaaacCCCAAACCCACAGTATTAAACTTTATCTTGCACTGTTTGCAGCACCACAATCTTATAGCTACTCATATGTGGCAAATTCGTTGAATTAAAATCACGTCTACTAAAATCATGTCTGCTTTGGTCTGTACTTGATCTACATTGATGATTCTTGTTGGTTCACAGGGAGGAGATCTTTTTGATGCTATCACTTCCGCCAACAGATACACTGAGCGAGACGCCAGTGGCATGTTGTACAACCTAACCAACGCTATCAAGTATTTACACAGCCTTAACATCGTCCATAGAGACATCAAGCCAGAGAATCTTTTGGTAAGATCTCAACATTTTTGGCACCATGTGTCTTCCTCTTTCATATCATTTTTCCTTCCATCCCATTTTCACACCAAACTGTGCTTCTAGGAATGACATACTGAGCGCACCCCCCATGTGATCATCGAACACATGTCACCATTGAATCACAAAGTTAGCACGTCCTAATGCTGGTGATATTTCGCGAACAGCAGGTAGTCTCATCTcaaatgtgagtgtgtgtttgtagGGGAAGATGACAAGATGATGTTTTGTAcgatatgtgtgtgtttgaagaAAGAGAGATGATTGCTCAAAGCTCTTTGTGACTGAGTCTAGACCAGACACCTACTGAATGACTGACTGTGATATCGCTTGTACAGCGGAAGAAGTGTGACGTGACTCACGAGTTGACAGTTCACAGACTGTACTGTTCTCTTAAGAACCTTGTACCAGACATCCTTATGAATCAATAGTGTATGGCTCATACTCTGCTTCTTTTTCAATCGAGGGCTGTTGAGATTAGACGCGCTCCTACACCCATATGTGCCATTTTCAATGGTTTCTCTTTTGTAAACAGGCGGATGTATTGACCATTCTGATATACATTGGAACATTGCAGCCACCGCTTGTGTGGTCGAAGACAGGACAGATTTGTCCGCTGGCATTGGATGGGGCAAACTCATGCCCTCTTGATCAAATTCAGTCAGCTTCATTGCACTTCAGCGAACAATGGGAGTTGTCTACTGGCTAGCAGATGCGCTCGCTGTGTGTTAAAGATAATCGCTTGTGACTGGAAGCATACATCTCAAGTGTGCCAGGAAGTTGTAGTGCAGAACGAAGCTGTTTTGGCTGTTATATAACAAACAGAAACCTAGCTAACCGGTTTTAGGGGCTGGATGGATTCATGCTGGGAGAAGATGCAGTTCCTCTATCAGCATCTGTGAATTTAAGGGCATagacattaaagggacattccactttttttgaaaatatgctcattttccagctcccctagagataaacttttgatttttaccgttttggaatccattcagctgatctctgggtctggcgctaacacttttagcatagcttcgaataatccattgaatctgattagaccattagcatcgcgctacaAATAACCAaggagttttgatatttttcctatttaaaacttaactcttctgtagttacatcgtgtactaagcaatgatattacgcagcgcccgaaaataATCCCCTGATATTGAACGAAATAAGGGGACTTTTTTCGGGTggtgcataatatcactacgcccgCCGCAGCCattttacagcagcaaagtccttgattattacgccagaatgagagtatagtttctagccaaatctgcctagaaaatcgcaacttttaatttaatgtcggccttagtacacgatgtaactacagaagagtcaagttttaaatgggaaaaatattgaaactctttggttatttggtttttagcatgatgctaatggtctaatcagattcaatggattatgctaagctatgctaaaagtagtagcgccagacctggagatcggctgaatggattccaaaacggtaaaaatcagatgtttaactccagggaagctggaaaatggatgtggagtgtctctttaaggggcggggtttagattaatccaggactaggttatattaggacatttaagttgtttttactaacaaaccttacaaaaactatacaggtgtgcatcttgagacaccagtgacagctagggatcaTTTTTCTGGCAGTGTAGAAAAACTTGGATATATACATTTCAAAGATTGCTTTATATGTTGTGTTGGACCacattttaaaaccattttttaTTGATTCACAGGTGTATGAACATCAAGATGGAAGTAAATCGCTAAAGCTGGGAGACTTTGGCTTGGCAACCGTGGTAGACGGGCCCTTATATACTGTCTGTGGTACACCCACATATGTAGCACCAGAGATTATTGCAGAGACCGGGTgaatattttaacacattttaatgaattaatttaaatgttcttattaatattgttatgaaacataatattatgattattataaaTATGTGAACCTGTCTGTGAACCTGTCTGAGGCTAAAGTCTTTGATTCTCCAAATCTCATAATTCGATTATGTGTTGAATTTTTAGTCACTGATTTCAATCtagttaatattaaagatatcaaggttatattttcacaaaatgttctttaaattataatattattttattttatataaaaaagatttttcacaAGCAGGGTTACATATTATTATAACATTATTTGAAGTTTAACTGTGTTTGCTTTACTGTAGGTATGGCCTTAAAGTAGATATATGGGCCGCTGGAGTCATCACGTATATTCTCCTCTGTGGCTTTCCTCCATTTCGTGGGTACGTTCAGTGTCAGAGAAATGTCTTTAATTCTGTACCTTTTCAACACTGTACAATCTTATCTGCATTATATCTGAAAATTGAGACCTCATTACATTACACAAAGTCTATTACACACCTCATAGGTTATGTAAAATGGCGCCACTATGTGGTTATTTTGTAACTCATAACAACGTATAGATTCCTAATGACACTAGCGCCCCCTGTTGATGTCTATATGACGTTGCGCTCTGTATTTCAGAAGTACAGAAGATCAAGAGGCCTTGTTTGATCAGATTCTCCTGGGCCAGTTAGAATTTCCTCCTCCATACTGGGACAATGTATCAGATTCAGCTAAAGTAAGTCAAATCAAGTTTGTACtcaatgttaaatattttatatgtgCAATCTGTTTATTTAATCAGCCTTTTTATGCTATAATAGCCAATATAGTCatggtttaaattaaaatggttaaaaaattGCTAATAAATATCGGCAACTGGTACATTTCTAATATTTAGGATTATGATGTTTTATTATAGGAGCTAATAGTGTCTATGCTGCAAGTGGAAGTAGATCAGAGATACACAGCGCTGCAGGTGCTTGAACATCCTTGGGTCACTGTAAGTAATTCATGTTTTATACTAGTCTTATCTATTACACTAGATACAAAGATCGATTGATTCATCATTTTTGCTTAGTATCTACTGTAGGATTGTGTGCCATTTTACCATTTGTGAACTTTTCATTTCAGAATGACGGTCTGTCAGAAAATGAACACCAGCTGCTAGTTGCAGGAAAGATCAGGAAGCACTTTAACACAGGCCCCAAACCCTGCAACAACACTCCTGGAGTATCTGTCATGACGGTAAGATCACACATAGATCAGATCAGATGTTACATCTATATTTACAgtatcattttatttaattggtGAGATTTGCTGGTAGAAAATTTTTTTGTGTCGATGCAGAAAACTACGATTAGGGAATATTTAACAGCTAGGGGTTATTTACTGTTGGCAACTTAGTGGAGAGGAATGGAGGAAGACTTAAAGAGACATtccacttattttgaaaatatgctaattttccagctcccctacagttaaacatttgatttttaacattttggaatccattcagccgatctccgggtctggcggtaccacttttagcatagcttagcataatccattgaatctgattagaccattagcatcgcgctaaccaaagagtttttaaatttttatttaaaacttgactcttctgtagttacatcgtgtactaagaccgacagaaaatttaaagcttttttctaggcagatatggttaggaactatactctcaaactggcttaataatcaatgactttgctgccgtaacatggctgcagcaggcgtagtgatattacgcactgcccgaaaatagtccactGCTTTTAAGAGTTACctaggggactattttcggctgctgcgattatgctaagctatgctaaaagtggcaccgccagacccggagattggctgaatggattccaaaacggtaaactctaggggagctggaaaatgagcatattttcaaaacaaGTGTGTGTCCTTTTAACTTTTGCTTTAGTTTTTCTTAACTTTTGCGAGTGCTACAAACATTTAAATTCTTATCCACTTTACTAACAGCTGAGCTGTGATATGAATGTTATCCACTGAGCTGTAATGATTTTTCTTCGTATAGCTCGACCATGACTTTTCCATGCAGAGATCAGGGTCATTGGATTTCTATCAGAACCCGGGCATGTTCTGGATAAGGTAATTTTGTGTGTCTACCAAGGCATGCCAGACACGGAGTATATCTGTCCAGCTTATGTTATTATCACCCAAGATGGCTGTTGCTGTGGGCTTGCTATGCGTGTATGCGTGTGAACGGTCCTGTGTATGACTTCAGCATCACTGCATCTAACATTGCGTTTATCTCCTCGTTGGTTTGCTCATTGTTACCCGTGAATGCCGCTTTTGTCCTGCTCTGTGGtgtctttttctgttttgctACCCATCAGCTTCTCATAGGGTgaccattcgtgccagttccgccggacacgtcccgaacatgttttcgggttcgttctccggaagtcgcgttggtcgaccgcatacgtcatcaaggtttaatatttcgggtttaatttaaaaaaagcaaatgttaaatttcaaggtaagaatgaaactagaatgattgtatgtcttaaaataaataaatattaattttctaatgtattttaactgaaatgtgagaacctcaatgacgtatgcggtcgagcaacgcgacttccgaaGAACGaccccgaaaacatgttcgggacgtgtccggcggaactggcacgaatggccaccctagctTCTCATGAGCTAGAAAAAGCAGTTGTCCTTTTCCCTCAGTGTATAATTTACTTTACATAGAGTCTTTTTAACACTATTCATGTATTTCTTAGTCTGACTGCGTTTTCTCCATTTTTCTTCAGACCACCGCTCTTGATAAGGAGAGGCAGATTTTCCG
This window of the Paramisgurnus dabryanus chromosome 10, PD_genome_1.1, whole genome shotgun sequence genome carries:
- the dclk1a gene encoding serine/threonine-protein kinase DCLK1a isoform X2 produces the protein MDEHFDERDKVQRNRRAGGRANGLMSPAHSAHCSLYRTRTLKALSSEKKAKKVRFYRNGDRYFNGIVYAISSDRFRTFDGLLADLTRTLSDNTNLPQGVRFIYTIDGSKKITNIDQLVEGESYVCCSTEAFKKLDYTSNVNPNWSVNVKALGSIKCPTSLACTILGLHSKESKDFIRPKLVTVIRSGVKPRKAVRILLNKKTAHSYEQVLSDITDAIKLDSGIVKKIYTLEGKQVICLQDFFGDEDVFIACGPEKFRYQDDFLLDESELKSTSYGKMGSGNRSSALSGRSKSPADSVNGTSAGHLSTPHSAKSPSPSPASPGNLNKHGGSQQSGSSLSLASTKVCSMDEEEGPVSDAEPVDETQIPTVPSSISDRYKVGRMIGDGNFAVVHECVEHSTGRAYALKIINKGKCRGKEHMIQNEVDILRRVKHPNIVLLIEEMETYSELYLVMELVKGGDLFDAITSANRYTERDASGMLYNLTNAIKYLHSLNIVHRDIKPENLLVYEHQDGSKSLKLGDFGLATVVDGPLYTVCGTPTYVAPEIIAETGYGLKVDIWAAGVITYILLCGFPPFRGTEDQEALFDQILLGQLEFPPPYWDNVSDSAKELIVSMLQVEVDQRYTALQVLEHPWVTNDGLSENEHQLLVAGKIRKHFNTGPKPCNNTPGVSVMTLDHDFSMQRSGSLDFYQNPGMFWIRPPLLIRRGRFSDEDATRM
- the dclk1a gene encoding serine/threonine-protein kinase DCLK1a isoform X1, whose translation is MDEHFDERDKVQRNRRAGGRANGLMSPAHSAHCSLYRTRTLKALSSEKKAKKVRFYRNGDRYFNGIVYAISSDRFRTFDGLLADLTRTLSDNTNLPQGVRFIYTIDGSKKITNIDQLVEGESYVCCSTEAFKKLDYTSNVNPNWSVNVKALGSIKCPTSLACTILGLHSKESKDFIRPKLVTVIRSGVKPRKAVRILLNKKTAHSYEQVLSDITDAIKLDSGIVKKIYTLEGKQVICLQDFFGDEDVFIACGPEKFRYQDDFLLDESELKSTSYGKMGSGNRSSALSGRSKSPADSVNGTSAGHLSTPHSAKSPSPSPASPGNLNKHGGSQQSGSSLSLASTKVCSMDEEEGPVSDAEPVDETQIPTVPSSISDRYKVGRMIGDGNFAVVHECVEHSTGRAYALKIINKGKCRGKEHMIQNEVDILRRVKHPNIVLLIEEMETYSELYLVMELVKGGDLFDAITSANRYTERDASGMLYNLTNAIKYLHSLNIVHRDIKPENLLVYEHQDGSKSLKLGDFGLATVVDGPLYTVCGTPTYVAPEIIAETGYGLKVDIWAAGVITYILLCGFPPFRGSTEDQEALFDQILLGQLEFPPPYWDNVSDSAKELIVSMLQVEVDQRYTALQVLEHPWVTNDGLSENEHQLLVAGKIRKHFNTGPKPCNNTPGVSVMTLDHDFSMQRSGSLDFYQNPGMFWIRPPLLIRRGRFSDEDATRM
- the dclk1a gene encoding serine/threonine-protein kinase DCLK1a isoform X3 — encoded protein: MDEHFDERDKVQRNRRAGGRANGLMSPAHSAHCSLYRTRTLKALSSEKKAKKVRFYRNGDRYFNGIVYAISSDRFRTFDGLLADLTRTLSDNTNLPQGVRFIYTIDGSKKITNIDQLVEGESYVCCSTEAFKKLDYTSNVNPNWSVNVKALGSIKCPTSLACTILGLHSKESKDFIRPKLVTVIRSGVKPRKAVRILLNKKTAHSYEQVLSDITDAIKLDSGIVKKIYTLEGKQVICLQDFFGDEDVFIACGPEKFRYQDDFLLDESVNGTSAGHLSTPHSAKSPSPSPASPGNLNKHGGSQQSGSSLSLASTKVCSMDEEEGPVSDAEPVDETQIPTVPSSISDRYKVGRMIGDGNFAVVHECVEHSTGRAYALKIINKGKCRGKEHMIQNEVDILRRVKHPNIVLLIEEMETYSELYLVMELVKGGDLFDAITSANRYTERDASGMLYNLTNAIKYLHSLNIVHRDIKPENLLVYEHQDGSKSLKLGDFGLATVVDGPLYTVCGTPTYVAPEIIAETGYGLKVDIWAAGVITYILLCGFPPFRGSTEDQEALFDQILLGQLEFPPPYWDNVSDSAKELIVSMLQVEVDQRYTALQVLEHPWVTNDGLSENEHQLLVAGKIRKHFNTGPKPCNNTPGVSVMTLDHDFSMQRSGSLDFYQNPGMFWIRPPLLIRRGRFSDEDATRM
- the dclk1a gene encoding serine/threonine-protein kinase DCLK1a isoform X4, encoding MLQYEVNGTSAGHLSTPHSAKSPSPSPASPGNLNKHGGSQQSGSSLSLASTKVCSMDEEEGPVSDAEPVDETQIPTVPSSISDRYKVGRMIGDGNFAVVHECVEHSTGRAYALKIINKGKCRGKEHMIQNEVDILRRVKHPNIVLLIEEMETYSELYLVMELVKGGDLFDAITSANRYTERDASGMLYNLTNAIKYLHSLNIVHRDIKPENLLVYEHQDGSKSLKLGDFGLATVVDGPLYTVCGTPTYVAPEIIAETGYGLKVDIWAAGVITYILLCGFPPFRGSTEDQEALFDQILLGQLEFPPPYWDNVSDSAKELIVSMLQVEVDQRYTALQVLEHPWVTNDGLSENEHQLLVAGKIRKHFNTGPKPCNNTPGVSVMTLDHDFSMQRSGSLDFYQNPGMFWIRPPLLIRRGRFSDEDATRM
- the dclk1a gene encoding serine/threonine-protein kinase DCLK1a isoform X7; protein product: MLQYEVNGTSAGHLSTPHSAKSPSPSPASPGNLNKHGGSQQSGSSLSLASTKVCSMDEEEGPVSDAEPVDETQIPTVPSSISDRYKVGRMIGDGNFAVVHECVEHSTGRAYALKIINKGKCRGKEHMIQNEVDILRRVKHPNIVLLIEEMETYSELYLVMELVKGGDLFDAITSANRYTERDASGMLYNLTNAIKYLHSLNIVHRDIKPENLLVYEHQDGSKSLKLGDFGLATVVDGPLYTVCGTPTYVAPEIIAETGYGLKVDIWAAGVITYILLCGFPPFRGSTEDQEALFDQILLGQLEFPPPYWDNVSDSAKELIVSMLQVEVDQRYTALQVLEHPWVTNDGLSENEHQLLVAGKIRKHFNTGPKPCNNTPGVSVMTTTALDKERQIFRRGRHQNVSAALWTTQPTCSLHIPAFTPRLYLDPSQPPVGLPAPTLNSCPSTTTATPESEDFSACSTETVRSLLSPF